One window from the genome of Motacilla alba alba isolate MOTALB_02 unplaced genomic scaffold, Motacilla_alba_V1.0_pri HiC_scaffold_35, whole genome shotgun sequence encodes:
- the SYVN1 gene encoding E3 ubiquitin-protein ligase synoviolin isoform X1: MLCTALVMAGSLALTTAVVAHAYYLKHQFYPTVVYLTKSSPSMAVLYIQAFVLVFLLGKFMGKVFFGQLRAAEMEPGAAPDPVPQHLLERSWYAVTETCLAFTVFRDDFSPRFVALFTLLLFLKCFHWLAEDRVDFMERSPNISWLFHFRIVSLMFLLGILDFLFVSHAYHSILTRGASVQLVFGFEYAILMTMVLTVFVKYVLHSIDLQSDNPWDNKAVFMLYTELFTGLVKVLLYMAFMTIMIKVHTFPLFAIRPMYLAMRQFKKAVTDAIMSRRAIRNMNTLYPDATAEELQAMDNVCIICREEMVTGAKRLPCNHIFHTSCLRSWFQRQQTCPTCRMDVLRASLPPQPPPEPAAAAPAAAPAQPPNFPQGLLPPFPPGMFPFWPPVGPFPPGPAAAQAPPGPDGAAAAPGAAPGARPGAGASPGASPGAGAAGPEPGGAGAVPGLPLPPPWVGMPWPPLFGVPPMPVPPAGFAGLTEEELRAMEGHERQHLEARLQCLHNIHTLLDAAMLQINQYLGVLASLGTPRAAPRPPPARETPPEEPPAPGPSGASGASGASGGSGGSDAAPAEDEEDAAEGAEPREGPDTAELRRRRLQRLGTPPH, encoded by the exons ATGCTGTGCACGGCGCTGGTCATGGCCGGCAGCCTGGCGCTCACCACGGCCGTGGTGGCCCACGCCTACTACCTGAAGCACCAGTTCTACCCCACCGTGGTGTACCTCACCAAGTCCAGCCCCAGCATGGCC gtgCTCTACATCCAGGCCTTCGTGCTGGTGTTCCTGCTGGGCAAGTTCATGGGCAAGGTTTTCTTCGGGCAGCTGCGCGCGGCCGAGATGGAG cctggggctgcccctgatCCTGTCCCTCAGCACCTCCTGGAGCGCTCGTGGTACGCGGTGACCGAGACCTGCCTGGCCTTCACCGTCTTCAGGGACGACTTCAGCCCGCGCTTCGTCGCCCTCTtcaccctcctcctcttcctcaagTGCTTCCACTGGCTGGCCGAGGACCGCGTGGATTTC ATGGAGCGGAGCCCCAACATCTCGTGGCTCTTCCACTTCCGGATCGTCT CCCTGATGTTCCTGCTGGGAATCCTGGACTTCCTCTTCGTCAGCCACGCCTACCACAGCATCCTGACCCGCGGCGCCTCCGTCCAGCTGGTCTTCGGCTTCGAG TACGCCATCCTGATGACCATGGTGCTGACGGTGTTCGTCAAGTACGTGCTGCACTCCATCGACCTGCAGAGCGACAACCCCTGGGACAACAAGGCCGTCTTCATGCTCTACACCGAGCTCTTCACCG ggctggtcAAGGTGCTGCTCTACATGGCCTTCATGACCATCATGATCAAGGTGCACACCTTCCCGCTCTTCGCCATCCGCCCCATGTACCTGGCCATGAG gcagttCAAGAAGGCCGTCACCGACGCCATCATGTCCCGCCGGGCCATCCGCAACATGAACACGCT GTACCCCGACGCCACGGCCGAGGAGCTGCAGGCCATGGACAACGTGTGCATCATCTGCCGCGAGGAGATGGTGACGGGCGCCAAGCGCCTGCCCTGCAACCACATCTTCCACACCAG CTGCCTGCGCTCGTGGTTCCAGCGGCAGCAGACGTGCCCCACGTGCCGCATGGACGTGCTCCGCGCCTCGCTGCCCCCGCAGCCGCCCCCCGAgcccgcggcggcggcaccggcagCGGCCCCGGCACAGCCCCCCAACT ttccccaggggctgctccctcccttcccgCCGGGGATGTTCCCGTTCTGGCCGCCCGTGGGGCCCttcccgcccggccccgctgctgccCAGGCCCCGCCGGGCCCTGACGGCGCTGCCGCGGCCCCCGGAGCCGCTCCCG gtgctcgtcccggtgccggtgccagTCCCGGTGCCAgtcccggtgccggtgctgcggggccggagccgggcggtgccggggcggtgccggggctgccgctgccgccgccctGGGTGGGGATGCCGTGGCCACCGCTCTTCG gagTGCCCCCCATGCCGGTGCCCCCCGCCGGCTTCGCGGGGCTGACGGAGGAGGAGCTGCGGGCCATGGAGGGCCACGAGCGGCAGCACCTGGAGGCGCggctgcagtgcctgcacaACATCCACACGCTGCTGGACGCCGCCATGCTGCAGATCAACCAGTACCTGGGCGTGCTGGCCTCCCTCGG gaccccccgAGCCGccccccggccgccccccgcccgtGAGACCCCCCCGGAGGAGCCCCCGGCGCCGGGACCCTCGGGAGCCTCGGGAGCCTCGGGAGCCTCGGGAGGCAGCGGAGGCAGCG ATGCGGCCCCggctgaggatgaggaggacGCGGCCGAAGGCGCCGAGCCCCGCGAGGGCCCCGACACGGCCGagctgcggcggcggcgcctgcagaggctggggacCCCCCCCCACTGA
- the SYVN1 gene encoding E3 ubiquitin-protein ligase synoviolin isoform X2 produces MLCTALVMAGSLALTTAVVAHAYYLKHQFYPTVVYLTKSSPSMAVLYIQAFVLVFLLGKFMGKVFFGQLRAAEMEPGAAPDPVPQHLLERSWYAVTETCLAFTVFRDDFSPRFVALFTLLLFLKCFHWLAEDRVDFMERSPNISWLFHFRIVSLMFLLGILDFLFVSHAYHSILTRGASVQLVFGFEYAILMTMVLTVFVKYVLHSIDLQSDNPWDNKAVFMLYTELFTGLVKVLLYMAFMTIMIKVHTFPLFAIRPMYLAMRQFKKAVTDAIMSRRAIRNMNTLYPDATAEELQAMDNVCIICREEMVTGAKRLPCNHIFHTSCLRSWFQRQQTCPTCRMDVLRASLPPQPPPEPAAAAPAAAPAQPPNFPQGLLPPFPPGMFPFWPPVGPFPPGPAAAQAPPGPDGAAAAPGAAPGARPGAGASPGASPGAGAAGPEPGGAGAVPGLPLPPPWVGMPWPPLFGVPPMPVPPAGFAGLTEEELRAMEGHERQHLEARLQCLHNIHTLLDAAMLQINQYLGVLASLGTPRAAPRPPPARETPPEEPPAPGPSGASGASGASGGSDAAPAEDEEDAAEGAEPREGPDTAELRRRRLQRLGTPPH; encoded by the exons ATGCTGTGCACGGCGCTGGTCATGGCCGGCAGCCTGGCGCTCACCACGGCCGTGGTGGCCCACGCCTACTACCTGAAGCACCAGTTCTACCCCACCGTGGTGTACCTCACCAAGTCCAGCCCCAGCATGGCC gtgCTCTACATCCAGGCCTTCGTGCTGGTGTTCCTGCTGGGCAAGTTCATGGGCAAGGTTTTCTTCGGGCAGCTGCGCGCGGCCGAGATGGAG cctggggctgcccctgatCCTGTCCCTCAGCACCTCCTGGAGCGCTCGTGGTACGCGGTGACCGAGACCTGCCTGGCCTTCACCGTCTTCAGGGACGACTTCAGCCCGCGCTTCGTCGCCCTCTtcaccctcctcctcttcctcaagTGCTTCCACTGGCTGGCCGAGGACCGCGTGGATTTC ATGGAGCGGAGCCCCAACATCTCGTGGCTCTTCCACTTCCGGATCGTCT CCCTGATGTTCCTGCTGGGAATCCTGGACTTCCTCTTCGTCAGCCACGCCTACCACAGCATCCTGACCCGCGGCGCCTCCGTCCAGCTGGTCTTCGGCTTCGAG TACGCCATCCTGATGACCATGGTGCTGACGGTGTTCGTCAAGTACGTGCTGCACTCCATCGACCTGCAGAGCGACAACCCCTGGGACAACAAGGCCGTCTTCATGCTCTACACCGAGCTCTTCACCG ggctggtcAAGGTGCTGCTCTACATGGCCTTCATGACCATCATGATCAAGGTGCACACCTTCCCGCTCTTCGCCATCCGCCCCATGTACCTGGCCATGAG gcagttCAAGAAGGCCGTCACCGACGCCATCATGTCCCGCCGGGCCATCCGCAACATGAACACGCT GTACCCCGACGCCACGGCCGAGGAGCTGCAGGCCATGGACAACGTGTGCATCATCTGCCGCGAGGAGATGGTGACGGGCGCCAAGCGCCTGCCCTGCAACCACATCTTCCACACCAG CTGCCTGCGCTCGTGGTTCCAGCGGCAGCAGACGTGCCCCACGTGCCGCATGGACGTGCTCCGCGCCTCGCTGCCCCCGCAGCCGCCCCCCGAgcccgcggcggcggcaccggcagCGGCCCCGGCACAGCCCCCCAACT ttccccaggggctgctccctcccttcccgCCGGGGATGTTCCCGTTCTGGCCGCCCGTGGGGCCCttcccgcccggccccgctgctgccCAGGCCCCGCCGGGCCCTGACGGCGCTGCCGCGGCCCCCGGAGCCGCTCCCG gtgctcgtcccggtgccggtgccagTCCCGGTGCCAgtcccggtgccggtgctgcggggccggagccgggcggtgccggggcggtgccggggctgccgctgccgccgccctGGGTGGGGATGCCGTGGCCACCGCTCTTCG gagTGCCCCCCATGCCGGTGCCCCCCGCCGGCTTCGCGGGGCTGACGGAGGAGGAGCTGCGGGCCATGGAGGGCCACGAGCGGCAGCACCTGGAGGCGCggctgcagtgcctgcacaACATCCACACGCTGCTGGACGCCGCCATGCTGCAGATCAACCAGTACCTGGGCGTGCTGGCCTCCCTCGG gaccccccgAGCCGccccccggccgccccccgcccgtGAGACCCCCCCGGAGGAGCCCCCGGCGCCGGGACCCTCGGGAGCCTCGGGAGCCTCGGGAGCCTCGGGAGGCAGCG ATGCGGCCCCggctgaggatgaggaggacGCGGCCGAAGGCGCCGAGCCCCGCGAGGGCCCCGACACGGCCGagctgcggcggcggcgcctgcagaggctggggacCCCCCCCCACTGA
- the SYVN1 gene encoding E3 ubiquitin-protein ligase synoviolin isoform X3 codes for MLCTALVMAGSLALTTAVVAHAYYLKHQFYPTVVYLTKSSPSMAVLYIQAFVLVFLLGKFMGKVFFGQLRAAEMEHLLERSWYAVTETCLAFTVFRDDFSPRFVALFTLLLFLKCFHWLAEDRVDFMERSPNISWLFHFRIVSLMFLLGILDFLFVSHAYHSILTRGASVQLVFGFEYAILMTMVLTVFVKYVLHSIDLQSDNPWDNKAVFMLYTELFTGLVKVLLYMAFMTIMIKVHTFPLFAIRPMYLAMRQFKKAVTDAIMSRRAIRNMNTLYPDATAEELQAMDNVCIICREEMVTGAKRLPCNHIFHTSCLRSWFQRQQTCPTCRMDVLRASLPPQPPPEPAAAAPAAAPAQPPNFPQGLLPPFPPGMFPFWPPVGPFPPGPAAAQAPPGPDGAAAAPGAAPGARPGAGASPGASPGAGAAGPEPGGAGAVPGLPLPPPWVGMPWPPLFGVPPMPVPPAGFAGLTEEELRAMEGHERQHLEARLQCLHNIHTLLDAAMLQINQYLGVLASLGTPRAAPRPPPARETPPEEPPAPGPSGASGASGASGGSGGSDAAPAEDEEDAAEGAEPREGPDTAELRRRRLQRLGTPPH; via the exons ATGCTGTGCACGGCGCTGGTCATGGCCGGCAGCCTGGCGCTCACCACGGCCGTGGTGGCCCACGCCTACTACCTGAAGCACCAGTTCTACCCCACCGTGGTGTACCTCACCAAGTCCAGCCCCAGCATGGCC gtgCTCTACATCCAGGCCTTCGTGCTGGTGTTCCTGCTGGGCAAGTTCATGGGCAAGGTTTTCTTCGGGCAGCTGCGCGCGGCCGAGATGGAG CACCTCCTGGAGCGCTCGTGGTACGCGGTGACCGAGACCTGCCTGGCCTTCACCGTCTTCAGGGACGACTTCAGCCCGCGCTTCGTCGCCCTCTtcaccctcctcctcttcctcaagTGCTTCCACTGGCTGGCCGAGGACCGCGTGGATTTC ATGGAGCGGAGCCCCAACATCTCGTGGCTCTTCCACTTCCGGATCGTCT CCCTGATGTTCCTGCTGGGAATCCTGGACTTCCTCTTCGTCAGCCACGCCTACCACAGCATCCTGACCCGCGGCGCCTCCGTCCAGCTGGTCTTCGGCTTCGAG TACGCCATCCTGATGACCATGGTGCTGACGGTGTTCGTCAAGTACGTGCTGCACTCCATCGACCTGCAGAGCGACAACCCCTGGGACAACAAGGCCGTCTTCATGCTCTACACCGAGCTCTTCACCG ggctggtcAAGGTGCTGCTCTACATGGCCTTCATGACCATCATGATCAAGGTGCACACCTTCCCGCTCTTCGCCATCCGCCCCATGTACCTGGCCATGAG gcagttCAAGAAGGCCGTCACCGACGCCATCATGTCCCGCCGGGCCATCCGCAACATGAACACGCT GTACCCCGACGCCACGGCCGAGGAGCTGCAGGCCATGGACAACGTGTGCATCATCTGCCGCGAGGAGATGGTGACGGGCGCCAAGCGCCTGCCCTGCAACCACATCTTCCACACCAG CTGCCTGCGCTCGTGGTTCCAGCGGCAGCAGACGTGCCCCACGTGCCGCATGGACGTGCTCCGCGCCTCGCTGCCCCCGCAGCCGCCCCCCGAgcccgcggcggcggcaccggcagCGGCCCCGGCACAGCCCCCCAACT ttccccaggggctgctccctcccttcccgCCGGGGATGTTCCCGTTCTGGCCGCCCGTGGGGCCCttcccgcccggccccgctgctgccCAGGCCCCGCCGGGCCCTGACGGCGCTGCCGCGGCCCCCGGAGCCGCTCCCG gtgctcgtcccggtgccggtgccagTCCCGGTGCCAgtcccggtgccggtgctgcggggccggagccgggcggtgccggggcggtgccggggctgccgctgccgccgccctGGGTGGGGATGCCGTGGCCACCGCTCTTCG gagTGCCCCCCATGCCGGTGCCCCCCGCCGGCTTCGCGGGGCTGACGGAGGAGGAGCTGCGGGCCATGGAGGGCCACGAGCGGCAGCACCTGGAGGCGCggctgcagtgcctgcacaACATCCACACGCTGCTGGACGCCGCCATGCTGCAGATCAACCAGTACCTGGGCGTGCTGGCCTCCCTCGG gaccccccgAGCCGccccccggccgccccccgcccgtGAGACCCCCCCGGAGGAGCCCCCGGCGCCGGGACCCTCGGGAGCCTCGGGAGCCTCGGGAGCCTCGGGAGGCAGCGGAGGCAGCG ATGCGGCCCCggctgaggatgaggaggacGCGGCCGAAGGCGCCGAGCCCCGCGAGGGCCCCGACACGGCCGagctgcggcggcggcgcctgcagaggctggggacCCCCCCCCACTGA